One genomic window of Numida meleagris isolate 19003 breed g44 Domestic line chromosome 1, NumMel1.0, whole genome shotgun sequence includes the following:
- the POPDC2 gene encoding popeye domain-containing protein 2 isoform X1 has protein sequence MPAGRGRMSTSSLSWDQAVLQPPACDAWKEHMEGAAYHLGSCIVLLGYMGGSGIFGSLYIFGFLAPGYFCYALWGWLSACGLDILVWNALLVLTCMLQLAHLAYRLRRDTVPEEFELLYKAMYLPLQVPLEVYREIVKCCEEQVQPLGRDQNYAVEGKTPIDRLSLLLSGRVRVSQDGQFLHYIFPYQFLDSPEWESLRPSEEGTFQVTLTAETDCSYITWPRRRLYLLLRKDRYIARLFSSHLGYDISEKLYSLNEKLFAKFGLRFDIRLPSLYHVLGPASSEGEQEEADELPRSLQPDHRLDGASEPPPQPPPPPPLASRPRSSRPESDLLGEDSTSLVLEDFAELPGSFMDYVSEGEYMK, from the exons ATGCCAGCCGGCCGGGGCAGGATGAGCACCAGCAGCCTCTCCTGGGACCAAGCTGTCCTCCAGCCTCCCGCCTGCGATGCCTGGAAGGAGCACATGGAGGGAGCGGCCTACCATCTGGGCAGCTGTATCGTCCTCCTGGGCTACATGGGCGGCAGTGGCATCTTTGGGTCCCTCTACATCTTCGGCTTCCTGGCCCCGGGCTACTTCTGCTATgcgctgtggggctggctgaGCGCCTGCGGGCTTGACATCTTAGTCTGGAATGCGCTGCTCGTCCTCacctgcatgctgcagctggCCCACCTGGCTTACCGGCTCCGCAGAGACACCGTCCCTGAAGAGTTTGAGCTTCTCTACAAGGCCATGTACCTGCCCTTGCAGGTGCCCCTGGAAGTCTACAGAGAAATCGTGAAGTGCTGTGAAGAGCAAGTGCAGCCACTAGGCCGAGACCAGAATTACGCAGTGGAAGGCAAGACGCCCATCGACCgcctctccttgctgctgtctGGCAG GGTCCGCGTGAGCCAGGATGGGCAGTTCCTCCACTACATCTTCCCATACCAGTTCCTGGACTCTCCAGAGTGGGAGTCACTGCGACCTTCTGAGGAAGGAACGTTCCAG GTCACACTGACAGCTGAAACTGACTGCAGCTACATCACCTGGCCAAGGCGGCGGCTGTACCTCCTCCTGAGGAAGGACCGCTACATTGCCCGCCTCTTCTCCTCCCACCTGGGCTATGACATCTCAGAGAAGCTCTACTCCCTCAATGAGAAGCTCTTTGCCAAGTTTGGTCTCCGCTTTGACATCCGCTTGCCCAGCCTCTACCATGTTCTGGGGCCGGCCTCCTCGgagggggagcaggaggaggccGATGAGCTGCCGCGCTCGCTGCAGCCTGACcacaggctggatggggcctcGGAACCCCCTCCACagcctccaccaccaccaccacttgCTTCGCGCCCTCGGTCCTCCCGGCCCGAGAGCGACCTGCTGGGTGAGGACTCCACCAGTCTTGTCTTGGAAGATTTTGCTGAGTTACCAGGGTCATTTATGGACTATGTGAGCGAAGGGGAGTATATGAAGTGA
- the POPDC2 gene encoding popeye domain-containing protein 2 isoform X2, whose translation MPAGRGRMSTSSLSWDQAVLQPPACDAWKEHMEGAAYHLGSCIVLLGYMGGSGIFGSLYIFGFLAPGYFCYALWGWLSACGLDILVWNALLVLTCMLQLAHLAYRLRRDTVPEEFELLYKAMYLPLQVPLEVYREIVKCCEEQVQPLGRDQNYAVEGKTPIDRLSLLLSGRVRVSQDGQFLHYIFPYQFLDSPEWESLRPSEEGTFQVTLTAETDCSYITWPRRRLYLLLRKDRYIARLFSSHLGYDISEKLYSLNEKLFAKFGLRFDIRLPSLYHVLGPASSEGEQEEADELPRSLQPDHRLDGASEPPPQPPPPPPLASRPRSSRPESDLLASENLRSHLPAPCKGRAPLAPTQTPEL comes from the exons ATGCCAGCCGGCCGGGGCAGGATGAGCACCAGCAGCCTCTCCTGGGACCAAGCTGTCCTCCAGCCTCCCGCCTGCGATGCCTGGAAGGAGCACATGGAGGGAGCGGCCTACCATCTGGGCAGCTGTATCGTCCTCCTGGGCTACATGGGCGGCAGTGGCATCTTTGGGTCCCTCTACATCTTCGGCTTCCTGGCCCCGGGCTACTTCTGCTATgcgctgtggggctggctgaGCGCCTGCGGGCTTGACATCTTAGTCTGGAATGCGCTGCTCGTCCTCacctgcatgctgcagctggCCCACCTGGCTTACCGGCTCCGCAGAGACACCGTCCCTGAAGAGTTTGAGCTTCTCTACAAGGCCATGTACCTGCCCTTGCAGGTGCCCCTGGAAGTCTACAGAGAAATCGTGAAGTGCTGTGAAGAGCAAGTGCAGCCACTAGGCCGAGACCAGAATTACGCAGTGGAAGGCAAGACGCCCATCGACCgcctctccttgctgctgtctGGCAG GGTCCGCGTGAGCCAGGATGGGCAGTTCCTCCACTACATCTTCCCATACCAGTTCCTGGACTCTCCAGAGTGGGAGTCACTGCGACCTTCTGAGGAAGGAACGTTCCAG GTCACACTGACAGCTGAAACTGACTGCAGCTACATCACCTGGCCAAGGCGGCGGCTGTACCTCCTCCTGAGGAAGGACCGCTACATTGCCCGCCTCTTCTCCTCCCACCTGGGCTATGACATCTCAGAGAAGCTCTACTCCCTCAATGAGAAGCTCTTTGCCAAGTTTGGTCTCCGCTTTGACATCCGCTTGCCCAGCCTCTACCATGTTCTGGGGCCGGCCTCCTCGgagggggagcaggaggaggccGATGAGCTGCCGCGCTCGCTGCAGCCTGACcacaggctggatggggcctcGGAACCCCCTCCACagcctccaccaccaccaccacttgCTTCGCGCCCTCGGTCCTCCCGGCCCGAGAGCGACCTGCTGG